In a genomic window of Planctomycetota bacterium:
- a CDS encoding sugar ABC transporter substrate-binding protein: MIKRIVSHRVAGGWCALAAACLLGGCGGGDDAPPPAGQPKRVALVMKSLANEFFKTMEEGARKHQQKDPTRYELISNGIKDERDVAAQVALVEQMIAQKVNALVIAPADSKALVPVCKKAKDAGIEVVNIDNKFDDEALEEKAVKIPFVGPDNRKGARMAGEYLAKKLKPGDEVAILEGMPNAVNGIMRKLGFEAAMDAAGMKIVAKQTANWHMDEAEKVTSGLLAQHPNLKAILCANDNMALGAVAALRAAGKLGSVLVVGYDNIEAVQKEILAGNILCTVDQHADQIAVEGIRHALDILGGHLTPEASDYKETQVDLITADDLKKQAERKAPTETK; the protein is encoded by the coding sequence ATGATCAAACGAATCGTTTCCCACCGGGTGGCAGGCGGATGGTGTGCGCTCGCGGCGGCCTGCCTGCTCGGCGGCTGCGGCGGCGGCGACGACGCGCCGCCCCCCGCCGGCCAGCCCAAGCGGGTCGCGCTCGTGATGAAATCGCTCGCCAACGAGTTCTTCAAGACCATGGAAGAAGGGGCGCGCAAGCACCAGCAGAAGGACCCCACCCGCTACGAACTCATCTCCAACGGCATCAAGGATGAGCGCGACGTAGCCGCCCAGGTGGCCCTCGTGGAACAGATGATCGCGCAGAAGGTCAACGCCCTCGTCATCGCCCCCGCCGACTCCAAGGCCCTCGTCCCCGTCTGCAAGAAGGCCAAGGACGCCGGAATCGAGGTCGTCAATATTGACAACAAGTTCGACGACGAAGCGCTCGAGGAGAAGGCCGTCAAGATCCCCTTCGTCGGCCCCGACAACCGCAAAGGCGCGCGCATGGCCGGCGAATACCTCGCCAAGAAGCTCAAGCCCGGCGACGAAGTGGCCATCCTCGAGGGCATGCCCAACGCCGTCAACGGCATCATGCGCAAGCTCGGCTTCGAGGCCGCCATGGACGCCGCCGGCATGAAGATCGTGGCCAAACAGACCGCCAACTGGCACATGGACGAGGCCGAGAAGGTGACCTCGGGCCTGCTCGCCCAGCACCCGAACCTCAAGGCCATCCTCTGCGCGAACGACAACATGGCCCTCGGCGCCGTGGCCGCCCTGCGCGCCGCCGGCAAGCTCGGCTCCGTGCTCGTCGTCGGCTACGACAACATCGAAGCCGTCCAGAAGGAAATCCTCGCCGGCAACATCCTGTGCACCGTGGACCAGCACGCCGACCAGATCGCCGTCGAGGGCATCCGCCACGCCCTCGACATCCTCGGCGGACACCTCACCCCCGAGGCATCCGACTACAAGGAAACGCAGGTGGACCTTATCACCGCCGACGACCTGAAGAAGCAGGCCGAACGCAAGGCCCCGACGGAGACGAAGTGA
- a CDS encoding ADP-ribosylglycohydrolase family protein gives MRKPIAVLGLMGVVAAAGVAGEFRRLPVREYLDRMKAGWIGQMAGVGWGAPTEFRYKGKIIPADKMPKWNPGMVNQFNQDDIYVEMTFLRTLEEHGFDASARQAGIDFANSGYALWHANKAGRDSLRRGIAPPDSGHPHFNKHADDIDYQIEADFSGLLAPGLPNTVIELGEKFGRLMNYGDGLYGGQFIGGMYAEAFFESDPVKLVEAGLACIPDGSQYAECIRDVLKWYNENPKDWEKTWGLLNEKYHLNPDYRKASCSGPKGDFNIDAKINGAYVVMGVLYGERDPDQTILISCRCGQDSDCNPSSAAGVLFTTLGFEKLPDTFKSALNPEGKFSHTPYNFPALIAVCEKLARQAVARAGGKIERDGQGEEVLLIPVQAPKPSALEQCWAPGPIANSRFTEDEMKQIQTPGGAVNIQADVAKFAPGWAIANCGDAENPGLRAEWGGKKNVLVTHPLSQGNPCVLSRQVDVPVGKKTTVQLVVGHDPKGNWDLVVRADHKELFRKPVGKTTAYGGWMDAKVDLSAYAGRSILVELLNAPSGWQYETGFWAVIKLVSE, from the coding sequence ATGCGCAAGCCGATCGCAGTCCTGGGTCTCATGGGCGTTGTGGCCGCCGCGGGAGTGGCGGGCGAGTTCCGCCGGCTCCCGGTCCGCGAGTATCTCGACAGGATGAAGGCCGGCTGGATCGGCCAGATGGCCGGCGTGGGCTGGGGCGCGCCCACCGAGTTCCGCTACAAGGGCAAGATCATCCCCGCCGATAAGATGCCCAAGTGGAACCCGGGAATGGTGAATCAGTTCAATCAGGACGACATCTACGTGGAGATGACGTTCCTGCGCACGCTCGAGGAACACGGCTTCGACGCCTCGGCGCGCCAGGCCGGCATTGACTTCGCCAACAGCGGCTACGCCCTCTGGCACGCGAACAAGGCGGGGCGCGACAGCCTCCGCCGCGGCATCGCCCCGCCCGACAGCGGCCACCCCCACTTCAACAAGCACGCCGACGATATTGACTACCAGATCGAGGCGGACTTCTCGGGCCTCCTCGCGCCCGGCCTGCCCAACACTGTGATCGAGCTGGGCGAGAAGTTCGGCCGCCTGATGAACTACGGCGACGGCCTCTACGGCGGCCAGTTCATCGGGGGCATGTACGCCGAAGCCTTCTTCGAGAGCGACCCCGTCAAGCTCGTCGAGGCCGGCCTCGCCTGCATCCCCGACGGCAGCCAGTACGCCGAATGCATCCGCGACGTGCTCAAGTGGTACAACGAGAACCCCAAGGACTGGGAGAAGACCTGGGGCCTCCTCAACGAGAAGTACCACCTGAACCCCGACTATCGCAAAGCCTCGTGCAGCGGGCCGAAGGGCGACTTCAACATTGACGCGAAGATCAACGGCGCCTACGTGGTGATGGGCGTGCTCTACGGAGAGCGCGACCCCGACCAGACCATCCTCATCTCGTGCCGCTGCGGGCAGGACTCCGACTGCAACCCCTCCAGCGCCGCCGGCGTGCTCTTCACCACCCTCGGCTTCGAGAAGCTGCCCGACACCTTCAAGTCCGCCCTCAACCCCGAAGGCAAGTTCAGCCACACCCCCTACAACTTCCCCGCGCTCATCGCCGTGTGCGAGAAGCTCGCACGCCAGGCCGTCGCCCGCGCGGGCGGCAAGATCGAGAGGGACGGCCAGGGCGAGGAGGTGTTGCTGATCCCCGTCCAGGCCCCAAAGCCGTCGGCCCTCGAGCAGTGCTGGGCTCCCGGCCCCATCGCCAACAGCCGCTTCACCGAGGACGAGATGAAACAGATCCAGACGCCCGGCGGGGCCGTGAACATCCAGGCCGACGTGGCCAAGTTCGCCCCCGGCTGGGCGATAGCCAACTGCGGCGACGCCGAGAACCCCGGCCTGCGCGCCGAATGGGGCGGCAAGAAAAACGTGCTCGTCACCCACCCCCTCAGCCAGGGAAACCCCTGCGTGCTGAGCCGCCAGGTGGACGTGCCCGTCGGCAAGAAGACCACGGTGCAGCTCGTCGTCGGCCACGACCCGAAGGGGAACTGGGACCTTGTGGTCCGCGCCGACCACAAGGAGCTCTTCCGCAAGCCCGTGGGCAAGACCACCGCCTACGGCGGGTGGATGGACGCCAAGGTGGACCTCTCGGCCTACGCGGGCCGGAGCATCCTCGTCGAACTCCTCAACGCGCCCAGCGGCTGGCAATACGAGACCGGCTTCTGGGCCGTCATCAAACTTGTCAGCGAGTGA